Proteins found in one Aspergillus chevalieri M1 DNA, chromosome 2, nearly complete sequence genomic segment:
- a CDS encoding Bax Inhibitor family protein (COG:T;~EggNog:ENOG410PHM7;~InterPro:IPR006214;~PFAM:PF01027;~TransMembrane:6 (i75-94o114-132i144-166o200-220i227-253o265-282i)) has protein sequence MAFFMRRPFAVPSALGQIPKATNTARFIHNSSSRPLSKPVSSVFAKSRQTFHNAFKRTYMQPSASPVQGNMTQRLLYGAAIVGGTVMATNFIFNRETREDGGMPAYERSYLNETFMHTGLGVGIIGIAARALHMNGWSYRLMATNPWAVVGLGLVASMGTMFGTFYTPPENYVMKYGLWTGFNITQAALLSPLMFMHPALLARAGLYTVGMMGSLAFVGATAKQEKYLYLGGPLLAGVTIVALSGLAPLALPATATRALAWSDKIWLYGGLAVFGGFTLYDVQKVLAHARMSQRGLMKRDVVNESVSLELDFINIFVRMVQILGMRNNNRK, from the exons ATGGCGTTTTTTATGAGACGCCCATTTGCCGTACCATCGGCGCTGGGCCAAATTCCGAAAGCCACAAACACCGCTCGATTCATCCACAACTCGTCCTCCAGGCCTCTGTCCAAGCCCGTCTCGTCCGTCTTCGCAAAGTCTCGCCAGACATTTCATAATGCCTTTAAGCGCACCTACATGCAGCCTTCTGCCAGCCCTGTCCAGGGCAACATGACTCAACGGCTTTTGTACGGTGCAGCTATTGTTGGTGGAACTGTTATGGCGACAAACTTTATCTTCAACCGGGAAACTCGTGAGGATGGCGGCATGCCGGCTTATGAACGCAGCTACTTGAACGAAACGTTCATGCACACTGGTCTTGGTGTTGGGATTATCGGTATTGCCGCTCGGGCTCTGCACATGAACGGCTGGTCTTATCGTCTGATGGCCACGAACCCTTGGGCTGTTGTCGGTCTCGGTCTCGTTGCTAGCATGGGTACTATGTTCGGAACTTTTTACACTCCTCCTGAGAA CTACGTGATGAAGTATGGTCTCTGGACTGGTTTCAACATCACTCAGGCCGCTCTCCTCTCGCCCTTGATGTTCATGCATCCCGCCCTCCTCGCTCGCGCTGGTCTCTACACTGTCGGAATGATGGGTTCGCTGGCCTTCGTCGGCGCCACCGCCAAGCAGGAGAAGTACCTGTACCTCGGTGGACCTCTGCTCGCTGGTGTCACCATCGTTGCTCTCTCCGGTCTTGCCCCGCTCGCCCTCCCCGCCACCGCCACTCGCGCTCTTGCCTGGTCTGACAAGATCTGGCTGTACGGTGGCCTCGCTGTCTTCGGTGGTTTCACCCTGTACGACGTCCAGAAGGTTTTGGCCCATGCCCGCATGTCGCAGAGAGGTCTGATGAAGCGTGACGTTGTCAACGAAAGCGTTAGCCTCGAACTGGACTTTATCAACATCTTCGTTCGTATGGTTCAAATCCTTGGCATGCGTAACAACAACCGGAAATGA